A region of Aneurinibacillus sp. REN35 DNA encodes the following proteins:
- a CDS encoding SpoIIIAH-like family protein produces MVLKKQTVWLLSMLAVLVVLSAYYLVQGPAEQVPVTTGNMSDTASVPKALVPDNKGISVETKQIAQQPEGVPVTTPSDDYFIGYKMQRDAQQEQEMGRFMEVMTNSEAKPAAIAEAKKKYEELAALKDNQTQVEELVKSLGNYKDVVVIAKDDVVRVVVQAEALKRDKVVEIIGLVKQHMKVPGNNIVVSYKP; encoded by the coding sequence ATGGTATTGAAAAAGCAAACGGTTTGGTTATTGTCCATGCTTGCCGTCCTGGTTGTGCTGTCGGCGTATTATTTAGTGCAGGGGCCTGCAGAACAGGTGCCTGTGACAACAGGAAATATGAGCGATACGGCTTCGGTACCCAAAGCATTAGTGCCGGACAATAAAGGCATCAGCGTAGAGACAAAGCAGATCGCACAGCAGCCGGAAGGTGTGCCGGTAACGACTCCATCTGATGATTACTTCATCGGATATAAGATGCAGCGGGATGCCCAGCAAGAACAAGAGATGGGCCGCTTTATGGAAGTGATGACCAACAGCGAAGCGAAGCCTGCGGCCATTGCAGAAGCGAAGAAGAAATATGAGGAATTGGCCGCACTAAAGGACAACCAAACTCAGGTAGAAGAGCTTGTAAAATCACTTGGCAATTATAAAGATGTTGTGGTTATTGCCAAGGATGACGTGGTGCGCGTAGTCGTTCAGGCAGAAGCTTTAAAGCGAGATAAAGTGGTAGAAATTATTGGGCTTGTGAAGCAGCATATGAAGGTGCCGGGAAATAATATCGTAGTCAGCTACAAACCGTAA
- the spoIIIAG gene encoding stage III sporulation protein AG, with protein MSKKEGGSKKMGAMQWLIIAGALGVAMMLFSSFYNLEEQLPHATPTPSQAEGEQAVFAQKKQESYTMEEYEKMYEKKLKDVLQTITGVGEVSVMVNLESTEEIVVEKNTNRQTQTTREADKGATRDISSESMQEQVVITKDGGGDRPVVMKTVKPKVRGVVVVAAGAGNLQVKAWILEAVQKVLAVPSYKISILPKKA; from the coding sequence ATGAGCAAGAAAGAGGGCGGGAGCAAAAAGATGGGCGCTATGCAATGGTTGATTATCGCAGGTGCGCTGGGTGTAGCTATGATGCTGTTTAGCTCCTTTTACAATCTAGAAGAACAGTTGCCGCATGCTACACCCACTCCGTCGCAAGCGGAGGGTGAACAGGCGGTATTTGCCCAGAAGAAGCAAGAATCATACACCATGGAAGAGTATGAAAAAATGTATGAGAAAAAGCTGAAGGATGTACTGCAGACCATTACGGGTGTAGGCGAGGTTTCCGTGATGGTTAATCTTGAATCAACGGAAGAAATCGTTGTTGAGAAAAATACCAATAGACAGACGCAGACAACACGTGAAGCGGATAAAGGTGCCACTCGTGACATCAGCAGTGAATCGATGCAGGAGCAGGTCGTGATCACAAAAGACGGAGGAGGAGACCGACCCGTTGTCATGAAAACCGTCAAACCGAAAGTTCGCGGTGTTGTCGTCGTGGCAGCCGGAGCTGGGAATCTTCAGGTTAAAGCGTGGATATTGGAGGCGGTACAAAAAGTACTTGCTGTCCCTTCCTATAAAATTTCAATTCTGCCCAAAAAAGCTTAA
- the accB gene encoding acetyl-CoA carboxylase biotin carboxyl carrier protein: MLKIHEIREIIKLVDQSAITEFKIEEDGTKVSIKKGNVVNVSQPVVETVQVPQAAPAPVVQQAAPQAAPKAEPAPQAAPKAEPVAAEAVDEAGLHKITSPMVGTFYKSAEPGAAPFVQAGDKIKGDTVVCIVEAMKLFNEIEAEVTGEIVKVLVEDGQLVEYGQPLFLVKAE; encoded by the coding sequence ATGTTAAAAATCCATGAAATCAGAGAGATCATCAAGCTTGTAGACCAATCAGCTATTACCGAGTTTAAGATTGAGGAAGACGGTACAAAAGTTAGCATCAAAAAAGGAAATGTTGTAAACGTTTCCCAACCGGTTGTAGAGACAGTACAAGTTCCTCAGGCGGCACCAGCACCTGTGGTACAACAAGCAGCACCGCAGGCAGCGCCAAAAGCCGAACCGGCACCGCAGGCAGCACCAAAAGCCGAACCGGTAGCTGCTGAAGCAGTGGATGAAGCAGGACTGCACAAGATTACCTCTCCAATGGTTGGTACATTCTACAAGTCAGCTGAACCGGGAGCTGCTCCATTCGTACAGGCAGGCGACAAAATCAAAGGAGATACTGTCGTATGTATTGTCGAGGCGATGAAGCTGTTTAACGAGATCGAAGCTGAAGTAACCGGCGAGATTGTAAAAGTACTAGTTGAAGACGGACAGCTAGTAGAGTACGGACAACCTCTCTTCCTTGTGAAGGCGGAGTAG